AGAATTTTGCAGGAAAGCAAAGAAGAGTTTTCTACATTACTTGCAGTTCACAGTGACCCAAGGTGGTGCTGCCCTGGGGGCAACCTCAGAGGCTTACCACTGTGGAGGTAAAAGTGACTATCATAAAATAATCCAGCCAacactaaacaaataaatgtgtgCATAACAGTTACAAGATCCAGAAGGGAAGCCCAATGCCCAGAGGTGACACAATGTATTATCTAAAACGccatttctaacagtttttttaaattaaaaataaacaggaaggTATGACCTATACAGCAGGATAAAAAGTAGGCAAGAGAAACTGCCTGTGAGAACGACCAGGTGACAGGCTTTACTGAAAAAGGCTTCAAAGGAGCCATTAAAATATGTTGATAGACCTGAAGGAGAACGTgattaaagaagtaaaagaaggTATAATGACAATTCCATGTCAAATCCAGATTTTCAATAGGAggaagggaattttaaaatataatctcatGGAAATTATGGAGGGCATGGGACAGCCCTTTGAAACCTGTAGAGTGCTGTAAGAATCGGATTGGATTTTTCTCTTGTCTTCAAAAGCTAGGGAATTAGATGGTATGAACACTCTTCTGAAGTTTGTGAGCATctttctgagaaagagaaaatggagaagagggaagatcagaaagggagaagggagagagaacatGAGCCTTTGACCCCTGACCTTACTCACTGTTCTGCGCTGCTCTCGGGAGCTGCCTGGTTCTGCTGCCTTTAGCTTCCTTCCTCCTGTTTAGAATAAAAATTCAGTCAGGACATAGCGGACCCTAAGACACGGACTGGTTCCTGAATGGGACTTAGAGATTTGTCCCGTTGGCTAAAGATGAGAAGGTATTGGTGTCTGGATCTTCAGTCCCTGTGAAAGAGGAGACAGAATGAAAGGCTGTAACTGCCCCGATGAGGTCGGGGAATTAGAGAACTGACGCTTGGATCTCAGGTTCATGAAGAAAAAGGGGGTGAACTAGGAGCACATCATGCCTGTTTACCAGTTTTGATGAGGCCTTGGGGAAGCCATCCCATGACAGCTTGTTGAGAGGAACCTGGATAATTGCTCCAACATTAATATCTCTAAGAAATAGTCTTGGGAAATGAGTCTTATTTATAAGGAATAAAATAACTCCATAGTcaaaagccttcttttttttcttttttttgtctttttcttgttgttgttgttatggctatttcttgggccgctcccgcggcatatggaggttcccaggctaggggtccaatcggagctgtagccaccggcctacgccagagccacagcaacgcgggatccgagccgcgtctgcaacctacaccacagctcatggcaacgccggatccttaacccactgagcaagggcagggaccgaacccgcaacctcatggttcctagtcggattcgttaaccactgcgccacgacgggaactcccaaaagcctTCTTAAAAGGGTCGTAGGAGTAAGAGTATACCATAATTAAGGAAGACatcacacacgcgcacacacacacacacacacacacacacacacacacattctcttgcCTGGCTTTGAGTCAGCAAAGCCTGGAAAATCTTGAGCCCTAAATTTGGATTAGGATGAGCCCATGTTGGTAGTGACTCCAAATACTAAGTAAAACCGATAGAAAGAAACCCTTATGTTTAGAGGACACTAATGTCACCCTGGTCTTCAAATTATTtctctcagtaatttttttcaatcaGAATCGCAAGCACAAGACCAAGGAGAAGCAGATACACAAGGAAATAAGATACCAAAAGCAAGAAACAGGAGATGAAAGACATATGGGGACTCTAGGTAATAAAATAATCTGACACAGAATGAAACACAgtgatgtttaaaatgtttatgaaataaaatcaagTCTGAAAATTTCGGTAGAAAtgtttacaaatgagaaaaatgtgagTAACCAATCTTCAAATGACAAGCACATTTTCAGCACACCACAACTCTCCTCATGTTCTCTTGCAGTCGTTGTTCCTGTGATAGCACGTACTCCTAATAGTGTAATTTAGTTTTACACACTTTGTACTTTTCATCAATGAATACGTGTAGTTTATACACTTTTGTGTCAACTTCTTTCTCTCAGCATTGTATATCTGAGGTTGTATATCTGCATATTGTTGTATGCAGTTGTAGATTGTTCATTGTTATATAATGTTCGCTTGTGTCAGTATACCATTaaaaatccattcatccattctccATTGATGGGCACTAGTAGtttcctggttttttgttttttattattattagtagtagtagggCAGCTACAGATTTCTCTTGGGCGTATAACCTATGAGATCAGTTTCTGGATCACTGGTCTGTCTGATGTCTAGTTTGAATAGAAAGCTCTGGACAATTTCTCCAAGTACTTgtgccagtttttttttccctttagcagTATGAGAGTTCTTAACAATATGCCTTcgtatttttctgttcttttcattttagctGTTTTGGTGTGTGCATAGTGCTatctcattatattttaaatgtgcattttcttgatgactaGTGAAGTCAAGTATCTTTCTATATGGGTACTAGCAATAGGTATATCTGCTTGTGTAaattgtctattcaagtctttagctcatttttctattaggtTATCTGTCTTTTTCAAGTTAGTTTGTCATTATTTCTATATTGCAACTATGAGTTCTTTGTCAGATGTTGCAGTAAGAATATCTTCTCCAAGCTTGTGATTTGGGTTTTGCTCAATTCATGATTGAGAAAcggtcttttaattttaaaaatcttcaattGTAGTTCAAGTTatcagttttctatttatttatttatttatttattttggtctttttgtctttttagagctgcacccatggcaaatggaggttcccaggctaggggtctaatcggagctattgctactggcctacaccagagccatagcaacgccagatccgagcccgcatctgcgacctaccccacagctcatggtaacgccagatccttaacccactgagtgaggcccgggactgaacccacaacctcatgctttctagtcatatttgtttccgctgcgccaagacaggatctcctcagtttttttcttggttattgcCTTTTGTATCTCGTCTAAGAAAGCACTGCTAAATCTTTCACAGTGGTCTCCTATACTTTACTCTTAAATgaattattgttttacttttaacatttaaatctcTTATTAATCTAGAGTGGATTATGGCATTAGGTGAGGTAGAGGTTGAGATACATTCCTCCCTCCACAAATGTTGATACCCTCCTGGTCAGtcccatttattgaaaagaccatcCTTTCCCTGATGTATTTATCATTAGCCAGATGAAGGTACCTATATGAATCTGTTGCTGGATTCTATCCGATTCTCTTTGTCAGCTGCTCATCCTTGCATCAATACTCTGCTCTTTAATTACTGTATCTTTTAAGAGCATTGTAATATGGTTtaaattctttattcttctttagtACTTCTTTGGCTCTTTTGGGTTCTCCCCTTCCATTTTGGCCTGTCAGTTTTCCCAACAAGACCTCCTaggattttgatttttattgcaCTGAAACGAGATTAACTTGGAGGAGAAAGGGTATCTTTGCAATACCGAGTCCCCTAAATCTTAAACATGGTATTTTTCTCTATCTTTGGTTTACTTTACCTCAGTAACATTTTGTTATCATCAGAGTAAGCACATTCCATATCTTTTGCTAGATAAACGTTTACAATTTGTTgccttttattaaattaaaatagtatataCTTAAAGGTTATAACAATGTTTTGATATACATTTACATActgaaatgattactacagtcAAGCTAACGTGTCCATTTCCTCGTTTAATTAGCATGTTCTTTCCTGTTGAGAAAACTTGAGGTCTACTCTCTGAGCAAATTTCCAGTACCTAATGCAGTATTATTAACATAGGTACCGCCATGTGGTACTTCAGATCTCTTGAACTCATTAATCCTACGTAGCTGCAACTTTGTACCCTTTGAAAACATCACCCCTTACCCCTACTTCCCCACCCCCGGTAACTACCGTTCTACTTTGTGCTtctacacatttaattttttaaagagtcccCCTATAAGGGAAATCAtgcagcattttttctttctgtatctggcttatctcacttagcataatatccttcGGGTTGATCTAGGTTTTCACAAATGGGaggatctccttttttttaaagccaaataatatttcattgtatgtatataccataacatctttgtccattcatgCCTCGAcaaacacttaggttgtttctctaTGTCACCAGGTTCTTTTGCCTGATGTGCAGCAAGCCAAATGCTGAGACGCTGAGGTTTGCAGCAGAGAAGGGTTTATTGATGAGACAGCAAAGTGAGGAGAACAAATCTCAAATCCACATCCTCCAAGGATAGAGGCACAAGATATTAATGTAATAAAGTTGAGTTGCAGGGAGCATGGAGGTCATTGGAAGTAAGAAAAAAGCAAGGTAATCGTTGTTCTTTGCTGATGCAGCTAAGCTACATGCTTCTCCATGGGACACATGTTCAGAAAATGGCTCTCTGATGTCAGAGGGAACCATATACTTCACTTGCAAATGTCTCTATTAAATGCTGtagtgggtcagtgggttaagaacctgacatggtgtctgtgaggatgtgggttcaatccctgcctccctcagtgggttaagggtctgacattgctgcatgctgcagcgtagctagcagatgtggctcaaatgtagtgtggctatggctgtgactgtggtgtaggtcagcaggtgcagctctgatttgacccctaaactgggaacttccatatgctgctggtgcagccataaaaaaaaatgctctagtGGGTAAGAAGTAACAATATAGAAGATTTGCTGTAATCCTAGATGATaggaataattttccattttcaataCTTATGGAAAAATTGTCATCTTtaccaattattttattattttatgtatttgttaagctagtaaaataaataacaaccgTGATGGTATGTCGATGAGACCTTGGGGAAGCAGTTTTATTTCATAGCAATTTGGCAGTATAGAATATGAGCTCTAAAACTATTCATAAGTATAGGtggatgaatttatttttaagaatatagtctaggagttcccgtcgtggtgcagtggttaatgaatccgactaggaaccatgaggttgcgggttcggtccctgcccttgctcagtgggttaaggatccggcgttgccgtgagctgtggtgtaggttgcagacgcggctcggatcccgcgttgctgtggctctggcgtaggccggtggctacagctccgattcaacccctagcctgggaacctccatatgccgcgggagcggcccaagaaatagcaacaacaacaacaacaacaacaacaaaagacaaaaagacaaaaaagacaaaaaaaaaaagaatatagtctAGGAGAATAAATCACACAGTAAAGCAATGCCtgtggaagtgatttttttcatatattaaagATGTCAATTAATCTCCAAACAGTACAGTGAAACAAACTGACAGAACTTGGTGTAAGGGTGTCTTGGCACACCTCAGAATGTATAACTGTGGCAAACATGAAAACTGTGTTGATATATGGAAATTCATATACAAAAGATAAATGTGAAAGAGTaacacttaattttaatttaaaaagtagaactcAAGTATTGATGAATATTAATTTAAACAGTGAAAGATGCATGTCTGTCAATAAATTAGGAGGGAATATGGGATGGTACAAACCTGTGTATTTAAGTAGGTAAATTTTCACTTTAAGTTGAAGTGCCCAGTAAGCTTGATTTCAAAGGTAGACTGAACTCTTCCCTGCACATAAATCCCATAAGAAAGCAATCCTACTTTAAAATCCCATCATGTTCTCCAAAAGAATGATTTCAGCACAGAATGCCTTCTAATTTCACAGGGCAGACTGATGAGGTGATTCCTTATCAGCAGAGCTTGAGAGTGAATTCACATTATCTGCTGCTTACTGAcctttaattttaataagaacTACCACAATAGCTagcatttgtttaaaatatactGTAGTCTAAGAATTATCCCTTTCCATGCTTACATGCATATCTAAGTTATCACGAACAATGCTTTCCATATATTATCACATTCAAACTTCCTGACAACTCAGTGAGGTAGGTTATACTTACTTTGAAAGGTTAAGGAACTTCTTAGGGTCACACAGCTTAAAAATGGCAAAGCCAAGTTTTGGACTTGCTTGTCTAACTCTAGAGCCAATGCTCTCTACCGCTttgctatattatttttattgacagGAGATAGTGTGTGAGCTTACTGTAAGATGAAGAGGGAGCAGGTGAGCTATCAACAATTTATTTCCACAGGAGAAGGTATTATTTATAGTAATCACAATCTGTATTCTCAAAGTTTGCAACCCAGATGCCTTAAGGGAAGCAGACAAGAATGAAAGAATATCACCCTGTAGTAGTCTTTATGTTCTTCCAGAATCTAATTGGTTTTGATGTACCCTATTGTACATATATTTGTCTCAGCTTTTACTGACGTAACTTTTTGGTAACCATCAATAATAATCAATGTATTGGCCTGAATTGATCTTGGGAGAAATATAGAACTGTGTGGGCTAACTGTGGCCGTATTGTTTTGCACTGGTATTGGTGGATCTAAATGCTAGAGTAAATAGTAGGAACTTTATTCTGCAGGCAGTATAAAAACTACTTGAGATTTCTAATAGGGTTGAGGTCCTGGTGATATAATTATATTCTGTGAAGATTCATCTGATAGTGGTGTGCAGAATGGATGGAATGGGGAGAAACTGGGGACTAGGGAATGTCTAGGAGTGATTTCAATCATTCAGGCAAGAGATGCGAAGTGTTTATAAAATCATTCTTTCCTGATCCCTAACTTTACGACTGCAGCTGTGCCAGTGGGATTTCACACGTTAGTGGTGCCAGGCATTACACCAAGTGGTGTGATGAAACTGACTTGGAACAAATTTCCCCAAAGATAAAAGTAAAGTTTCCAAATGAAATTTAAGGTGTTATGAGGAACAGAGGTTTTGGATGTTGGATAAAAATATTGCAGTAGGTCTATTTAAAGAATCCACCCCCATCAAACCCTTCCCAGTCCCAGTGCCTCGTCTTTCAGCCCGGGGGTTTCACAGACCTGGGGAGTTCCAGTGTTAAAACACTATTGATAGGGAGCCAAGTCACCAAGGTCCTCTTGATGGTGGGGGAAAGTCCTGCTTCCCTCGAGTTTATTCTTGGCCAAATGCAATAGCACAATCCGCTCTTCCCTTATTCTGGTTGTGTGCTGTCCCCTGTTGTTATGAAAGATTCAGGCACATCTTTATTATACTCTACAACTGGATGGCtataattttagaacattatGATTATATGAACTTAAGCTAATGACATTGACCTGATGATGGGTTTGTCCTGATGCCATCCTGTAGCTTAGGCATGAACATTCCAAGTTCAGATCACGAGTCCTGGAAAGAAGGTCTctacttttcttcctctctcattcTTCACTGCTTGACTATGGTGAATGTAGTTGGGTGGGGACCCACAGAGTGGATGTGAGGTCACTACCACTAAGGGGAATGAATTTTCCTAGCCCACATTAGCTTTCTCAGGGAAGACTTGATATCCTTGTTCCTTAAACTATAGATAAAGGGATTCAGCATTGGGGTTACCACTGTGTACATCACTGATGCCACTGTGCCCCTCTGTGCTGAGCGGACCGAGGGGGGactgaaataaacacaaaaggaactcccaaagaatagagagaccacagagaggtgggagctGCAGGTGGAAAAGGCTTTCCGCTTCCCCTGAGCTGAGGGCATCTTCAGGATTGTGGAGAAGATATATGCGTAAGAGATAACCAGGCAGAGCACACAAACCAAGCCTGCAAGACCCCCTACAGTGAAAATCACCAGCTCATTGATGAAGGGGTCTGTGCAGGACAGACTCAGAAGAGGGTTGATGTCACAGAAGAAGTGTGGGATCTCGTGGGCTGCACAGAAGGACAGGCTGTTCATCAAGAGTGTGTGTAGGAGGGAGTGGAGGGCATTCACGATCCAGGATGCAGACACTAGGAGGATACAGAGACCAGGGCTCATGACCATGAGGTAATGGAGTGGGTAGCATAtagccacatagcggtcataggccatgacgGCCAAGATGAATGCTTCCAGCATCACAAACAGCATGAAAAAATAGAGTTGTGATAGACATCCCACATATGAGATGACCTGATTCTGGAACCATATGTTTGCCAGCATCTTTGGGACTGTGGTGGACACAAAGCAGGTATCAGCGAGGGAAAGGTTGgccaggaagaagtacatgggagtGTGGAGCTGAGCATCAGTGAAGATGGCCAGAATGATGAGAAGGTTGCCTGCCACTGTGACCAGGTACATGGGCAGGAACAACCCGAAGAGGActccctgctgctctggctgctgGGAGAGCCCCAGAAGGAAAAAATCTGAGACACTGGTCAGGTTTTCCCATTCCATTTGTCTGTAAGCAGAAAGTTGGATTAATCGAATGGAACTGGTAAGCCCTGCATTGTGAACTCTGAAAATTATGCAATATGCCAATGTTGATCTTCTAGTGTGGGGTTGAATTATATAAAATCTCTGATATTTAATAGCTTGGGACCTACAAAAATGGCAGTTTCAAATAGTTCAACTGAATACTTGCAAGTGCCTGTGCTTGGTGCCATGGGAAAGAGAAGGTTTGTAGTGggagaagaaattttttaaactttattatgtAAGTGTTACTCCAGTACATTTACTTTTGCAGCTAGGCTGGAGGTAATTATTGGCATAACTCTTGTGGTATTTGAGTGGACAGTATGACATTAATCCATCTGGAGATTTCACGAGTCCAAAAAATCTTCA
The Phacochoerus africanus isolate WHEZ1 chromosome 14, ROS_Pafr_v1, whole genome shotgun sequence DNA segment above includes these coding regions:
- the LOC125114641 gene encoding olfactory receptor 1G1-like gives rise to the protein MEWENLTSVSDFFLLGLSQQPEQQGVLFGLFLPMYLVTVAGNLLIILAIFTDAQLHTPMYFFLANLSLADTCFVSTTVPKMLANIWFQNQVISYVGCLSQLYFFMLFVMLEAFILAVMAYDRYVAICYPLHYLMVMSPGLCILLVSASWIVNALHSLLHTLLMNSLSFCAAHEIPHFFCDINPLLSLSCTDPFINELVIFTVGGLAGLVCVLCLVISYAYIFSTILKMPSAQGKRKAFSTCSSHLSVVSLFFGSSFCVYFSPPSVRSAQRGTVASVMYTVVTPMLNPFIYSLRNKDIKSSLRKLMWARKIHSP